The following DNA comes from Cheilinus undulatus linkage group 4, ASM1832078v1, whole genome shotgun sequence.
ttagtctagtttttgtcatggaaaaagaggctgtttcagtcaacaaaattaacactgcttgaaaagtttacaaaaaaacccccagAAAGACCTTTAAGTTTACAAGGGTGCCAATGAatttgcactttgtagaagtaaCGTTActtttcaaagaagaaaaaaaaaaacattttttaagttgggttattttgaaatcaatcaatctttgtttttagagtgccaattcataaccaaagttatctcagaCACTTttcaaagagggcaggtctagtctgtgctctctgttgtggcctataataataaagatataCTGCTCATGAAAGCGGTACTTTAAAAACTTCAGGGTTTTTTTATACTTAATATTTGCATGTGTTGGGTTGAGAACTACAAACTTCAAAACCATCGTTATTCTCTGCCtattccttgataaccaagcaggAAGACTTATGATAACATTTATGCATACCATGTAATCGCAATCCTGAATTGaaatattgtccagtataattgCAAATGCACATTATTAGCAGATTGTACAGCACTAAAATGGATGGACGTCTTCATATGCTTTGTGGAGAAAGTTAGCATCCAtaccaaagaaaaactgaagGCATACAGATTTCTTGTGTATAAATTTTGTACTTTTCCCTGTATGTATCTTAAGGAACAGAGGGGATCCTTTCATGATTTGAAGTAAATATCAACCTTCAGGTATCAGCATTAAGTCTGAGTAATTTTCACATGTAGTTCCTTTAAACTTTCCTGGCTGGCTTCAGGTCCATCCTCTGATGTCACATATCCAGGATAAGTTTGGTAAAACTGAGGTGCTGTAGGTTTCATGGCATCTTGTCCTGTCCCTGATGATGGCGGTAGGAACAGTGGAATCAACTTGGCATGTGCGTAGTCAATCTCAAAACCCTCAAAAATAAGTCCTACCCCCCAGGCACCTAACCCTCCCTCTAAGAGCTTCGACACCTTCAGGGCTGCCAGCACCAGCTCTTCATAGTCTGATTCTTCAAGTCTGAATATATCCGAGGTCAACGGTTGGCGTGGGACGAGAACGGTAAAACCAGGAGAGTTTGGAAATGGAGTGAGGAAGGCAACATGACCCTCATCCTCCCAGACACGCCACTGCTGCTCCTCGCCGCGAACGATACGAGAAAACAGACCAGGGTGAGCCAGATCATCACCGAGGAAAGTCAGATTATGTGGGGCGTCAGGCTGGGGGAGTTTGGCTCTAATCTTAGTCTGGATTTCAGTCAATCTGGAGTCACTCCATCTTGGAGCAGTCTTAGAAGTACAGTACCCAGGGTCATGGGCGTTGTGCTCCTCTTCTCCTGCCAGGTGAGGGCGCCACTCTGCATCAAGACCATGTAGAGGGAGGACACAGATCTGCGGAAATTAAGATTAATATatactttaatctcagagaaATGTCTGTTATTAACATGGcagtcaaagttttaaaatttgCTGTCCCCGATTAAACACACAATATCTATTTGCAATATTCTTTGCACAGTGATATATTTTTTCTGAAATCAGAAATAACACAAGATGATTTGACTCATCTGACTGGATGATTTATCAACCAACTGATATACAGATTACTTAGAAGCAAACCAGCCAATCCTCAGGTAATACAAGGTTATACATACCTGTGCAGGTCTTTCTCTATGGGGTCTGCTGACCAGAGCACACCTCCGCACTGCCAGCCTGTCACACAGCAGCTCTGCAACAGCTCTCGCCCCTAACAGCCACGATAA
Coding sequences within:
- the LOC121507967 gene encoding uncharacterized protein LOC121507967 produces the protein MLITRFICARMSSTLSRNVIWESEGLVAYLHPRPWTPGSVILERSTPGSLGGSIFHLEKQEFLSWLLGARAVAELLCDRLAVRRCALVSRPHRERPAQICVLPLHGLDAEWRPHLAGEEEHNAHDPGYCTSKTAPRWSDSRLTEIQTKIRAKLPQPDAPHNLTFLGDDLAHPGLFSRIVRGEEQQWRVWEDEGHVAFLTPFPNSPGFTVLVPRQPLTSDIFRLEESDYEELVLAALKVSKLLEGGLGAWGVGLIFEGFEIDYAHAKLIPLFLPPSSGTGQDAMKPTAPQFYQTYPGYVTSEDGPEASQESLKELHVKITQT